The following are encoded together in the Deltaproteobacteria bacterium PRO3 genome:
- a CDS encoding DUF3047 domain-containing protein, with product MNPKNRALGFVVAAVLCLGFAPLAAAEEIVVDGLAASEVGAFPKNWKTYPFHYGKAEKVYKVAEENGRKILRADDSQDISVPIFKDFAWDIAKYPYLKFRWRAQKIPAGSRETSPATNDSACAVYVGFGRTSALKYVWSASLGEGSYWAKNPGKFYIIAKQNGSGSVGRWTEETVSVKEDYQKYFGRPLEKKPSGIGVMTDGNATHQPAACDYADFRIATGP from the coding sequence ATGAATCCGAAAAATCGGGCTTTGGGTTTCGTGGTAGCGGCCGTGCTCTGCTTGGGTTTTGCCCCCCTCGCCGCGGCGGAGGAGATCGTCGTGGACGGCCTCGCGGCCTCGGAAGTCGGCGCCTTCCCGAAAAATTGGAAGACCTACCCCTTCCACTACGGCAAGGCCGAGAAGGTCTACAAAGTGGCGGAGGAAAACGGCCGCAAGATCCTGCGCGCCGACGATTCCCAAGATATCTCGGTGCCGATCTTTAAGGACTTCGCTTGGGACATTGCGAAGTATCCTTACCTCAAATTCCGCTGGCGCGCGCAGAAGATCCCCGCCGGCTCGCGCGAAACCAGCCCCGCGACCAACGACAGCGCCTGCGCGGTTTACGTGGGCTTCGGGCGGACCTCGGCGCTCAAGTACGTGTGGAGCGCCTCGCTGGGCGAGGGCTCCTACTGGGCGAAGAACCCCGGGAAATTCTACATCATCGCCAAACAAAACGGCTCGGGATCCGTCGGCCGTTGGACCGAAGAAACGGTCTCGGTGAAGGAAGACTACCAAAAGTATTTCGGCAGGCCGCTCGAGAAGAAGCCTTCCGGCATCGGGGTGATGACCGACGGCAACGCCACGCACCAGCCCGCGGCCTGCGACTACGCCGATTTCCGTATCGCCACCGGGCCCTAA